One window of the Tubulanus polymorphus chromosome 11, tnTubPoly1.2, whole genome shotgun sequence genome contains the following:
- the LOC141912982 gene encoding uncharacterized protein LOC141912982, whose amino-acid sequence MKALWELSPPSDRDNSLRNFYDSLESYIRGLNSLGKSEESYGDLLVPIIMEKLPSGTKQQITRDHGNNAWSLTDLRKSLLKEIEAFEASIESLTIEDDFPANSPTVGAFAVTAKNRHNFLRENDRKCAFCKKINHVAVDCKTFPDAAKRREIVARDNLCFNCLSSGHKSTKCLSKNRCRSDETDIPITALIVPQIASTMRNQTGRSIKDLPYLKCLKLAHPFSTESHFEIDILIGADFYWSVVGNHTIRGNGPTAVSSKLGYLLSGPLSDCDPINSARVYNVDVTSHRSEEVNLQKFGDLESIGVTDATDAASKEFNLLDYCQSSLTTSDTGRYTAKLPWKSGHAPLPTNYYVTRNITQSMIRRLSPQIRNVYHNIIMDQLSRDFIEEVTDDDRNIGHYLPHRAVKKESSTTPIRIVYNASLSTAGNPSLNDCLETGPTLLNDLGSIPIRFRLHKFGLSADIEKAFLQVGLHDDDREYTKFLWLTDPKNPESELKTYRFKVILFGVAKADSDNLSDEKTIVSTLGLQWDTVNDTLSFKNKQAFANPDLITKREIVKAVSSLYDPLGYVSPVHIKSKMFVQQLWTEGYEWDETLPERVFESWISLITELREISEIRVDRRYSKSEAKSEAKYELHTFCDASQLAYGACVYLKRGDQTVLVMSKSRVAPVKKHTIPQLELMAALIGAKLTDYVRNSLITEIVITKCVLWSDSQIVLHWINSEKKLPVFAANRVRQIKSVTTIGRYKYCPTSDNPADMLSRGISCEQITRCTLWWNGPSWLSNGNYPTCDTIDRAVLLITEMDEDKQPDEKICETNEVGICNVIDQNDFTSLTRLLRVTALVRRFIKKLRRENHESDEITTNEIAECEDLWNKGVQSSYFNDVKKMISFVLEAVSNAPIGYDAKFPILLPHCRYSELIVLDSHNKVKHLGTESTITVVRQKYWITRVRQVARKLLRKCVICKYITGKPYSLPNCAPLQSSRLKEAPPFTVCGLDFTGALHLRSKSGEESLAYICLFTCANTRAIHLEVVTDMTTSTFLHALRRMAARRSLPQKIISDNQSTFIASNNAIKKIYESIETRKYFSLHRSEWVMITRRAPWFGGFYERLVGITKTAIKKVLGRARISLLELITIVSETEQAVNNRPISYCSSDVDDPEPLTPSHFLHGRVLTSLPHLFVSYDELTDPTLGNVPSEFEKRSVRIGSLKQHLWKRWAEEYVTALRERHIQFKNRGLTGNTIRKGDVVLVHDDNHNSRLKWKLALVEELVPGNDGLVRTAKIKISNGRTNRPISKLYPLEVRAADPSNTCKPDSNVNSAPVTRHSTRKAAAEARNNISRWANVLSDTCSS is encoded by the exons ATGAAAGCGTTGTGGGAGCTTTCACCACCGAGTGATCGCGACAACTCACTACGGAATTTCTATGACTCTCTGGAATCTTATATTCGTGGATTAAATTCACTCGGAAAATCCGAAGAATCGTACGGAGATCTGTTAGTACCCATCATAATGGAAAAACTACCGAGCGGAACTAAACAACAGATTACCAGAGACCACGGCAACAATGCTTGGAGCCTGACTGATCTAAGAAAGTCACTCCTAAAAGAAATTGAGGCCTTCGAGGCTAGTATCGAAAGCCTTACGATAGAGGATGATTTTCCCGCCAATTCGCCGACCGTGGGAGCGTTCGCAGTAACGGCGAAAAACAGACATAATTTTTTACGGGAAAACGATCGAAAATGTGCGTTCTGCAAAAAGATCAATCACGTTGCGGTGGACTGTAAAACGTTTCCAGATGCTGCAAAACGCAGAGAAATTGTTGCTAGGGATAATTTATGCTTTAATTGTCTCTCGAGCGGTCACAAATCGACGAAATGCTTATCGAAAAACAGATGCAGA TCTGAtgaaaccgacataccgataACGGCGTTAATTGTTCCACAAATTGCGTCGACAATGCGAAACCAAACCGGCAGATCTATCAAAGATTTACCGTAtctgaaatgtttgaaattagcGCATCCGTTTTCTACCGAATCACACTTCGAAATCGACATTTTAATCGGTGCCGATTTCTATTGGTCAGTGGTCGGTAACCACACAATCCGCGGAAATGGACCCACGGCAGTATCTTCGAAATTAGGGTATCTTCTCTCTGGACCGCTTAGTGATTGCGATCCAATAAATTCCGCACGAGTTTACAACGTGGATGTTACGTCACATCGTTCGGAGGAAGTCAACCTCCAAAAATTCGGGGATCTCGAATCCATAGGCGTAACTGATGCAACAGATGCGGCTTCAAAAGAATTCAATCTACTCGACTACTGTCAATCAAGCCTGACGACATCCGACACGGGACGGTATACTGCGAAGTTGCCGTGGAAGAGTGGACACGCCCCTCTTCCGACTAATTACTATGTTACTCGAAACATAACACAATCGATGATTCGTCGGCTATCGCCGCAAATTCGAAATGTTTACCACAACATTATCATGGATCAATTATCGCGAGACTTCATCGAAGAAGTCACAGATGATGACCGAAACATAGGTCATTATTTACCGCATCGCGCGGTCAAGAAGGAATCGTCAACAACCCCTATCCGTATCGTCTATAACGCGTCTTTATCGACCGCGGGAAACCCTAGTTTAAATGATTGTTTGGAGACCGGTCCGACGCTGCTGAATGACCTCGGTTCAATCCCGATCAGATTCAGGTTGCATAAATTCGGATTGTCGGCGGATATCGAAAAGGCGTTTCTTCAAGTTGGTCTGCACGATGATGATCGCGAGTATACGAAATTTCTATGGTTGACTGATCCTAAGAATCCAGAAAGTGAACTCAAAACCTATCGCTTCAAGGTTATATTGTTCGGCGTG GCCAAAGCAGATTCCGATAATTTATCGGACGAGAAAACTATTGTTTCTACGCTCGGACTCCAATGGGATACGGTGAATGATACGCTGtcattcaaaaacaaacaagcgTTCGCCAATCCTGACTTGATTACCAAACGCGAAATCGTTAAGGCTGTCTCGAGCCTTTATGACCCGTTAGGATACGTCTCGCCTGTCCATATTAAGTCGAAGATGTTCGTACAGCAGTTGTGGACGGAAGGTTATGAGTGGGACGAAACCCTACCCGAGCGCGTATTCGAATCGTGGATCTCGTTGATAACGGAATTGCGTGAAATTAGCGAAATACGCGTTGATCGACGCTACTCGAAATCGGAAGCGAAATCGGAAGCTAAGTACGAATTGCACACTTTCTGCGATGCGAGCCAATTGGCATACGGCGCTTGCGTCTATCTAAAACGTGGAGATCAGACGGTACTCGTCATGTCTAAATCGCGTGTGGCACCTGTTAAAAAACATACGATACCGCAGTTAGAATTAATGGCTGCGTTGATTGGTGCTAAATTAACAGATTACGTTCGAAACAGTCTGATTACTGAAATAGTCATAACAAAGTGCGTGCTCTGGTCAGATAGCCAGATTGTGTTACACTGGATCAACTCCGAGAAAAAGCTTCCCGTCTTCGCAGCTAATCGCGTGCGTCAAATTAAATCGGTGACAACTATCGGTCGCTATAAATATTGTCCGACGAGTGACAATCCGGCTGATATGTTAAGCAGAGGAATATCGTGCGAACAAATTACGCGATGCACGCTCTGGTGGAATGGCCCTAGCTGGCTTAGCAACGGTAATTATCCCACCTGCGACACGATCGATCGAGCAGTTTTGCTCATAACCGAAATGGACGAGGACAAACAGCCTGACGAAAAAATCTGCGAAACCAACGAAGTCGGAATATGTAACGTAATAGATCAGAACGATTTCACTTCGTTAACAAGGCTATTACGCGTAACCGCGCTAGTTCGACGATTTATTAAAAAGTTAAGACGCGAAAACCATGAATCGGATGAAATAACTACTAACGAAATAGCAGAATGCGAAGATCTATGGAACAAAGGTGTTCAATCGAGTTACTTCAATGACGTGAAA AAGATGATATCATTCGTGTTGGAGGCCGTCTCCAACGCGCCCATCGGATACGATGCAAAGTTTCCGATATTGTTACCTCATTGTAGATATAGTGAATTAATCGTACTGGATTCCCATAATAAGGTCAAACACCTCGGTACAGAATCTACTATAACCGTAGTCCGACAAAAGTATTGGATTACTCGTGTTCGTCAAGTGGCTCGGAAGTTGTTGAGAAAATGCGTCATATGCAAATATATCACCGGTAAACCGTACTCGTTACCAAACTGCGCTCCGTTACAATCTTCGCGTTTGAAAGAGGCTCCACCCTTCACCGTCTGTGGTTTAGATTTCACCGGTGCACTACATCTTCGGTCGAAATCCGGAGAGGAGTCACTCGCGTATATATGCTTGTTTACTTGCGCCAACACGCGTGCCATCCATCTGGAAGTGGTAACGGACATGACTACGTCAACATTCCTACACGCGTTGAGGAGAATGGCTGCCAGACGTTCGTTACCGCAGAAAATAATATCGGACAACCAATCAACCTTTATTGCGAGTAACAATGCTATCAAAAAGATATACGAATCGATCGAAACCCGAAAGTACTTCAGCCTACACCGATCAGAGTGGGTCATGATAACTCGTCGAGCCCCCTGGTTTGGTGGATTTTACGAAAGGCTAGTTGGAATAACAAAAACCGCGATCAAAAAAGTTCTGGGGCGTGCGCGAATATCCCTGCTGGAATTGATTACGATCGTATCAGAGACTGAACAAGCTGTAAATAATCGCCCGATATCGTACTGTTCATCTGATGTGGACGACCCAGAACCTTTAACCCCGTCACATTTCCTTCACGGTCGCGTTCTCACGAGTTTACCGCATCTGTTCGTAAGTTACGATGAACTGACCGACCCGACGCTTGGAAATGTGCCGTCAGAATTCGAAAAACGTTCGGTGCGAATCGGTTCATTAAAACAACATCTGTGGAAACGTTGGGCTGAGGAATACGTAACAGCCCTACGCGAAAGACACATCCAATTTAAAAATCGCGGATTAACTGGAAATACCATCAGAAAGGGTGATGTCGTGTTAGTACACGACGACAATCATAATTCGCGTCTGAAATGGAAACTAGCACTGGTCGAGGAACTCGTTCCGGGGAACGACGGCTTAGTTAGAACCGCTAAGATCAAAATTTCGAATGGCAGGACTAATCGACCAATTAGCAAACTCTACCCTCTTGAAGTGCGCGCCGCAGATCCCTCGAACACGTGCAAACCGGACTCAAACGTAAATTCTGCACCCGTCACACGTCATTCGACGAGAAAGGCAGCTGCCGAGGCTAGAAATAACATCAGTAGATGGGCTAACGTGCTGTCTGATACATGTAGTagttaa